In Mustela lutreola isolate mMusLut2 chromosome 16, mMusLut2.pri, whole genome shotgun sequence, the genomic window TCGGTCAGTCCTAGCCGCTCCTTCATCTTGCGGTACCTGGGGATGGGCAGCAAGGGTCAGCTGGGCACGTGagccccccttcccacccccatgtTCCTTAGGGCCCACCTGCGGCCGCCTCGCTTCTTGCGCTGCCCATCAAGGGGCGCAGGCAGTGGCTTCACCTGCTTCACAGGTGGTGGCTCCTGCCACTTGTCGAACTTCCGCTCAATCTCGTCCTTCAGTTCATAGCCCacctggggagggcagaagggtCCCATCAGGGCCTTGCCCCGCCATCAGCCAGAGTGTCATGCCTGTCCCCAGGCCTAGGGGTCCTATCCTCTGTTGGGGTTTAGTTCTACCTCACGCTCAGGTCGTGGGCTCAGACCTCTCCCCGCACCCCTCACATTACTATCTTCttgatgggggatgggggggataCCAGCAGCCCCCCAAATGCAatgcctgtctcccctccccagccttcaGCTCTGGCCTGCACAGGTGGCCAAAGGGGGTCACCTGGGAGCCTCACCTCCATGGTTTCTGTCCCACTGggctttttcttctggaaagacCCTAGATCGGCCCCCGTCAGCACCTCTGCTGATAACCGAGCTCTCTCCGGGGCACACAGGCTCCGCGTGACCTGCCCCCTCCCAAGGCCTTCTCTTCCAagcttgctgtgtgccaggccccgggcctttgcactggccGTTTCCTCTTCCTGGGACTCTTCCCCCAAACACTCGCCTGACTTGCTTGTTAGCTTCACTTGAGTACATGACGTTCATCTTTCCAGAAAGGCCCTCCCTGACATACTGGTTAACCCAGCACCCACTCTCCCTCACCAGCCCAGGACCCTCTGATCCCATCTCCGCATTTACGCAGCACCCTGGACATACCACAGATGTCCCCCGTCTCCTCACCCCGCCCCCGGCCAGAACATGAATGCCACTGAGGCAGGGCTGTGGTCTGAGTGGCTCACTGCTCTCCCCCAGCACCTCGACCAGTGgttcagagggaaagagaaagggtgagggagaaggcggggaggggaagagagacgAAGCCCGAATGCGGTCAGGCTGGGTGTTTGAATGCCAACGTACGAGACAGAAAACACACCCACTTTCATGGAGCAAGCCTGCCAAGGGAGACAAGTAAACTGCACCATGACAAGGCTGGTAGAGCAGACAGACCAACAGAGACGGACGCCTGCCCGCGCCTCACCTTCCCTTCTGTGCTCTCATGGAAACTGTCCACACGGGCTGCCAGCGTGCACTTGGCGGCCACCAGCCGGGCCGCCTTCCGCCGGAGATCCTGAAGCAGCGGAGATGGGGCAGACCTGAGGGGAGGCTCCCTTTGCCAGCATCGAGCTTTCCCCAAACCCCAGCCACCACCATTTCCACCACATGTCACCATGATAGAGCGTTATGGCACCAAATCAGCACCATCACGGTTTTCTTTCCCCAGGCTTATTATGGACAGCCGGAAGCCGTCTCCAGAGACAGCCGCTTTACTACAGGTAGAAGATGATCACATGCTAAAAACAGTGATTAAGACAGAAAACATCCACCTGTGTAGCAGAAAGGTCAGTGGCCCACGCTCTGAGACACACAAAGATGGTAGACGTAAACCCCCAGCCACACATCTAGTTGGTAGTGATAACAAAGTTAGCAGCAAGCGCCTATAACCCTGCCCTAAGGCCAGCCCTCAGTCCTCAGCCCCTGGGCGGTGAGCTCTGCTGGCCTGAGGGCCTTGGACAAGGCAGAGACCAACCATGGGattagaaatagggtctttgggTGACGGGGTCTCAACCTGGAGCCCAGCTCAGCCACCTGGGCTACCCGGTCACGTCTGCACAAGTGAGCCCCAGTGGAGACTCCGGACTTCGGCTCAGCCAGGCTTTTTTGGGGGTGGGTGTCCCTGCACGCGGGCAGGTGTGCAGGCCAGGAGTGACGTGTCTTGACAGGGAGAGGACAACTGGGAGTGCGGTGGGTGGCACCATCAGGCCCTGCCCCACATGCTTCCTCCCCTGGCTGATGTGAGTCTGTCCTCTCACGACCGCAAGCCCAGGTGGGTCGGCTTGGAGTCCGTTCGTCCCTTTAGGGGGTTACTGAACCTGAGGACGGTTTGGGGACCCCTGCCACTTGCAAGCTAATGCTGACACTGCTTGTTACATCCAAGTGGGGCCTGAAAGAATTCCATTTGTAGCAGTCCTAATCCCAACCCCACGAGGCAGGCTCTGTTcccatttgacagacaaggacactgaggcacagagctcaTGCCTCTTGCCTTGGTTAAGTGGAGCTCTAGAACCCCAACCCTGACACATCGGCTCCAGCGTCCTCGTTCTGATGCCCCGTGTGACCCTGTCGTCTGAGCTCCTGACCATGGTCCCCAGCTCTGACCAGTGGGAACTGAGGAGCTGAGGCTATGTCTGACACAGCGGAAGCTCCACGGGGAGCCAcgctgggggcagaggggactCACCGGGGGCAGAGATTGCACGATGTCGCTGTGGTAGATGTAACCAGTGTGTGGCAGCACGGATGTGGACGAGAAGCCGGACAGCGTCTTTCGTTGTGCCCCAAGCAGCATGATGTTACAGGCCGGCATCTTGGAGAGGTTGGTTAGGCCCCCCGCCACCCCTGCAACCGGAGGGAGGATGTCAAAACCGCTCAGGGTGTTTATTTGGGGGCTCACTGcgtgcctgtgtgtctgtgtttctgaTTGAATTCCTGAGTTGGCCCTGCAGAGAGGGCTGACAAATCCCGTTTTAGAAGGAGGATACggaggaggctcagagaggtgaaaccACTGGCCTGAGGATGCACAGCAAGAAGTCAGCCCAACAGTAACCCGCGCCCCAAGTCTGCAGAGCTCTGTGTGTCTCCCACCAGCTGCCAGCACCCGGGGGACACCCGGAGGACGGGCCTGGCATCAATCACCCCGGCTTCCCATGAGCACGTCtgcaggctgggggcagggaaacTGCAGCTAGAAATGCTGCCTCTGATGGGGGTCTGCTGCACgccaagccctgcactgggtgttTTTAAGGTCGAGGTCGACTGTGTCATCAAACACACGCCTCCCGCACAGGGACGGGCCCCcacacaccccctgcccccccacacacactctgaTTCAATCTGCATAACCTACGACGCTTTGCAGATACGATCATGTGAAGGACTCTGAGATggggaagagaaaggcagagagtcacAGGGAGGTGAGACAGGAGACTTTAAGACGGGGGAATGCaacagcctctagaagctggagaagACAGAAGCGGATTCCTCTCTAGAAGCTCGTAAATACAAAGGAACGCAGGAACTGGCTGACACCCTGATTTCTGCCCAGCACTCACAGGACAGTAGCAAAGCCCTATCACAcctggggaaaccgaggcacatgCTGTCACCTGCCCAAAGATGTGAAGTcagtgaggagggaaggaggacccACACACAAGTTTATCTTGCCCTGAAACCTCTGCTTCTTTCTACCCTGCACACGTCGGCCACCCAAGCCTGAGCTATGACCCAGATTCCTATGTCAAAGCCCTGCACCTGGTTCTGTAGAACGGGACTGTGTTTGGAAACAGGCCTTGAAAGAGGTGATTAAAGTGTTAGGACGTCAGCAGATGGGCCCTGATCCAGCACAACCAGTGTCCTCGGAAGAAGAGCTGAGGACACAGATGTGCAGAGGGGAGGCCGTGGGAGCAGCTGGCCACCGACAAGCCGAGGAGAAAGGCCTCTGCAGGGCCCAGACTGTTGACACGCTGGTCCTGGCCTCCCAGCCTCGGGGACCATGTGACAGCGAACCTGGGAGCTCagcccctgcccccgcccgcgGTGCTTGTTAGGGCAGCCGGAGCAAAGCCGCACCGGTGCTGCACACAACTCCCCTGAAGACTCTCATGGCTGAAGGCGTGAGGAGCCCGAGAGGGCGCTCTGAGGGGATCGAGGAGGAGTGCCCACCTCACTCCTGACACGTGGTCAGGACTGCAGTCCCCATCTCGCGGGTGAGACCAAGGCCCCGAGAGCTGACGCTGCTAGTGCCGGGCTGCCCAGGCGTCTGTGCAGAACCGGGAGCTGCTGGAACGTGGCAGCCAAGGGGGCAGCCTCTCCAGCAGTCatgctcctgcctcctccagcctgTTCAGTCCAGCCCTGCTCAGGGCTACCATCCTGTCCCCGCATGTCTGCAGGAAGAGCAGGGCAGCTGACCTCCGCGACCTCTAGGAGGGGTGACAGGGGCAAGGGCAAGGGGGACACAGTGCTGAGGGCCCAGGCCAGATGCCCCATCTTGTAAAGGAGGGACGAGGCTTCCCCAAGGTTGCATTATTCAAGGACAGCCCTGTGTCCGCACTCTGCCCTGGGCCTCACCCATGATCTTGGCGGCTGTGGACGCCCCTATGATGATGGAGAGGTTGGGCGCGATGAAGGACATCCGAGACTCCACGTACTCGTAGATGCGGTGCTTAGAGGCATTCAGCTCGAGCGCCATGTCGCAGGCCTCCTCCAGCCGCTCCAGCTCCTCCTCCGACAGCTGCTGCCTGCAGCGGTGAGGGACGTGGCTGGGTTGGACCCCGGCCTCCACGGTGTGTCCTGTCTGCCTGGCACAGGAGCCCATGTCCCCCCTAGCTGTGTGCACAGCCAATGGCCCTGAGGCCTGGAAGCAGGGGCTACTGGGAATCCTGGTTTTCAGGGGGCACCTTGCCAGCCTGGGCCTTGCCTGCCCACACCGGTCTCTGCCTTTGCCCACGTGTCCCTGCCAGCTCCTCCTCCAGGTCTCACCCTTGCCTGCCACCGAAGCCGACTGCTGACCAACGACGCCTCTGTAAGGCCTCTCCATGACCCGCCCACTTCTGTGCCAGACCAGCTGGCCCCAGGAGAGGGACCCCACAGCTGTGTGGCCCTCAGCAGCATGCCCAGCGCATACCTGGCACACAGAAGATGTTGGGCGAGTACTTATGGCAGGAAACCACAAAAGGGGGGCTGTTATTGCTGTCATTTTACTGAGAAGGGACACGAGGCCCAGATGGTGAAGGGACTGGCCTGCAGCCACAGAGCTGGTAGCCAGACCCAGCCatacccctccctccctcaccccatcTGCTGTAAGCCGCAGAGAGGAGGGACCATGGAGCCGGCCGCAGGCACCTGCAACCACGGCCCAGTGGGCTGATGCTCACGGCTGCCCCCAGCAGTGGCAAGCTAGGAGCCCACTTGCTCTCCCACTGGAGAGCTTGGTCCCTGCCTGCAGCTGCGTCGtcacctcctctaggaagccaCCGGCCCAGGAGGACAGGTCCCTCTTGTCTTGTTCTCCATGCCCCTTGGCACCCCGTGTGCATTCTAACACTCGCCCTCCAGCCTTCGACCTGTGTGtgcacctgcttccccccaaacAGGAGCATGGGCAGGGCAGTTTCTGCTCTGCTGAGTTCTCTAATCTCTGACCTCAGAACAGTGCTCAGTGCTCGGTAGCATTTACTCAATGAGCAGAAAGGCAGCCCAAGGGAGGAGGTCTCCATGCCACTGGACTCTGCTCTGGGGTTACATACATTTCTTCCTCGTGGGCACAGATGCCAGAGGGGAAGGTAGAGACCAAGGGGCCAACACAAAGTCCCTGCCTTCACAGACCCCTCCATTCCAGTGAGGGATGGCGTGCCAGAGACAAATGCTTCTACTGTGGGTTTGCCCTCTGCCTCGCCAGTTCCGACTACAGGCCCCTCGCTTGACTGAGCATCCCCGGGAACAGCCCGGTGCCTGGCTTACAGCGGGCCCTCGTCAAACATGTGAGGAACAAAAATGACCTGTCCTCTTGAGACGGACACCTGTGCCACTGGGACCCCAAGATCTTCATCGGCCACTAGATGGGCCTGAGGGGCCCCAGTGACTTCTCCCCCCGTGCACGCACCCCTGGGTGGTAGAGGCGGTCACACTGACGACCATGATGGTGGCGTTGGTCAGGATCTGCTGTAGGTTCTCATTGTTCTTGCACTTGTCCAGGCTGTTACCCAGCTCCTAGGGGTGAGAAGGCaacagaggggaggagcagagactcAGGAAGGCCCTAGAACCTTTCTTGCTCCTGCATACACCTGGGTCTCTTCTGCGGACACAGGGACAGCTAGGGACTATACACAGGGTGCCTGCCGCCTCCCAGTCCCAGGGACTTCACTGCTCAGAGCATCAGCAGCATTTGCCCGGCGCGGCCACTCAGAAACTCGGCCCAGGCAGACCCGCTGCATGCATCAACTGAGGTTGCCAATCTAACCACACTGCCTCGCTGTGCGTAGGCCCCCCAACCATCCGCACCTTCTCCTAGCCTCACGCAGGAGACTCCTCACTGCTGTCCCCGCCCTCCCTAGCACCTGACCCTCTTGTGGCTTTCCCAGAAGGCCCACAGCCTTGGGGTCACATGGGACCCGACCTCATCAACTTTGCTGGTCACTTCCTCCTTTCTGAACACAGCAGGGCTTGTGACCACCCAGGGTCTTGGTACTTGTGACCTCTTCCCCCAGATCTCTGCACAGCTACCCCTGCATCAACCTTCAGATCTCGACTCAAATGCCACCGGCTCCAACCACTGTTGGTGGCACGAGGGACCCCCTcatctccctgcctgcttcctcgGCCTCGAGCAGCTCGCAGACCTTCCTGGGAGACCCATCCAGGGAAGCGGCGGCACTGGACGTGGGGCAGAGTCCCAAGGACATCCTTTCCAGGCTCCATCCGTCTCTTGCTGGGAAGCCTGGAGCAGATGACCTACCACCCATCCCCTCCAGTATCTCTAGGTCTCAAGAGAACAAGGAAGGCAGCTAAGGCTCGGGCAGCCTCACTCTGGGCCCTTTActtgctctctgcccccacctcccaccttcaCATGAGGGGCGATCCAGGGGACTCAGTTCCTCCTGAGTTCTGACCTCTCTCTGCTCACCTTGACTGTGCGGATGTAATCCAGTGCGTTGGGGACCAGAGATTCCAGTTCAGGGAAGCGCTTTGAGTACTTATCTCGGATGAACTTGTGGATGATGTCTAAGAAACATGGGAAAGGCAGTTATCTGATGAGGGCAGGCAGACTTTGCTGGCTGTCCCCAGcacccatcccccctccctcctctggtaACCAAACCCCTGAATTCAGCTGGGCTCACAGATAACCAGCAGCCCGTTCTGCTAGATGTGGCCACATGAGATCATTCTGGTCTACAAGATGTGATCTTAAGTGACACGTGCAATTTCCACGTCACCCCCTTAAAGAACTGTGCCCTCCTCTTCTTTCCCATTCTGCTGGTGGGGACGTGGAGGTGATGGCTGGAGGTAGGCAGTCATCCTGTGGCCCGACACAGATGGCAGATCAACAAGACAGAAAGAGCCTGATCTAGAGTCTTGCATCAGAGGAAAGCACGCTTCCTTCTTATTCAGGCTGCTCTGTTACAGCAGCTGAACCTGGACTTGAACTAGGATGAGGATTTGTGGGCAGGACCCTGGGGAAGGCAAGCAGGATCCTGCTTATTCCCTCCTTAGGGATGCGAGGAGGAGGTGAGGGACACCACATGGGGCCATGTCTGCTCGCCCTCCCAGAACTCACTCAGTTCATTCTCGATCTCCACGGTCAGGTTGTTCGCATCCACGATGACCCGGTATTCGGGCGCTGCCTCGACCGGTCCCATCACTGTGAGGACGACAAACCACCTGGGTGGTTGGGTGTGTATCAAAAGGCTCCCACAGCGGGGGGAGTCAGGGGGCAGCGGCGTgtggctggaggggagctggggacTGAGGACAAAACCTGGAGCGGGGCTTCCATGTCAGCCCACCTCCCATCGCTCTCCTCCAGGCCAGTCGAGACATGACCCCATTGCACTCCAGGATAACACCTCCAGGGGCTCTCCATGCACTCAGGCAGAGAGTCAAGTCCCCCAGAAAGGAAGCCCTGTGAGGACAGGTACTGCGTGTCTACCACGGCTACGCCGCcggtgcccagcacagtgcctggctatTTGCTGACTGTCTGGCTTTGCAGTTTCTCTCTCCGATGGCCTCGGCACTGTCCCAGCCCCACGCTCTCGAGACGCCCCCGTCTTATCGCAGGCCAGCCAGGAAGGGCTGTACCACCCGGGCACTCGGCACTGCTTCGCTCTCCTCTGGGCCTCTGCATATGCTATTCCCACTCGCTGGCACATCCCTTCCTCACCTGTTTCTGAGAAGTTCCTCTCCAGGTTTTAACAACAATCATAACGATGAGGACACTGAGGGCGCCATAAGCACAGTGGCCGAAACCCACGACTTACCACGTGTGCCGCTGCTCCTGCAGCCTTATGGGTACTGCCCTGATCTCCCACAACCACCAAGGGAGGCTGGTGTTAccagtgagcagggagagaaATGGAGGGACGTGGCCTGATGCCACAGAGCCAGCACACAACAGAGCTGAGATCTGGCCCCGGGGCCCCCATTTGTAACCCTGACAGTTTAAATGTCTCTGCTTCCTGAGGACTTGGCGGCACCTCAGGATCCTTTCCTCTTTTCAGGGTCTCTCCTCTGTGCTCCCGGGGCACTCTGGCCCCATCCAGTAGACACAGCCGCCACCCAGACTGGAGATGCTCCGTGTCCACCTCCCCGACCAGACACCAAGTGGGATCAGGTCTGACTTAACCTGAAGGCTGACCCACCATCAGGGAGTGTCCCTTCCTCCATTCCCCACAGCTCTCCAGACCACCGCCTCTGCCACTCCAGACGAGTGAGGCTGGCACACACAGCTCCCTTCACCAGGGCATACAGCCACTGCTCTTGGCCTGGGGTGTGTATTCATGCTTCGAAGCCCATTTCAGCGATCAGCTCTTCCTAACCTCTGAGGCAGGGTCAGCCCCCACCTAGCAGCTCGTGTCctgcactccccccaccccagcaggcaCTGCCCACAACTGCCCAGACATGGGCTGTCTGCTTTGCCAGATCCTGAGCATtctgagagcagagagctgggtggATTCCCCAGGGCACCAGGTGCCCACACAGGCCTGCCTTGGGGCACCTCATGAAAGcttcaaaggaaggaaggagagagcaggTCTGTCCAGGACTCTGCTCTGCCCACACCGCGGCTGTGCCCACAACATCTGCTAACAAATCCCAGCCTGGAGCTCCACCCCCTCAAGAATCGGCAGCAACAGGAGCAGCGCTCAGAGCTGGGCCAAGTGCTCCAGACACAACCCAGTGTCCCCCACAGCTGACGGTCTGATAACTGCACATCGGAAGGCTACTCTCTATTTACCAAATGACACCAGTTTTCCACTCACGGTGGCAAAGAGCCCCTCTTAGgcaaactgaaagaaaagacTACGCTGAATTAAAGAAAACAGGAAGTAAACAACAGAACAAGTGGTTTACGGATGTGGCGGGACCCTTAACCAGGCACAAGAACCCTGGAAGGTGAGCCCTAAGGCCACAAGCAAGCACTCGGCTCCGAACACGGACTTAAGGAGAGTCAGCCTTACAGCATGACACCATCTCGGGGAGAAGCCTGTGCTGGGATGGAGATATGGGCTCTCCAAAAGGCCGAGAGAGCGAGAGACTGAACTTTCAAAGCTGCGCGCAGTGAGAGagcccaggggctgggagggcgagggggagcaggaggggagaaGGTACCTTCCGAAGCCTTGGCCTGCTTGCTGATATACTCCTCAATCTTCATCATGATCTCGGCAAACTGCTCAGGGAAGACAGAGAGTCAGAACTTGGGACTGGGAGGAGGCAGAGCGACTGCACACATCACCCCTCCCCGCAGCTTCTCTTTGCAGCCGGCTCACCATCTTGCTGTCCCACAGCTTGGCGATGCTCTTGACCGAGTCCCCGGAAAGATCCAGCTGCGTCTCCTCCTGCACATCTTCGATTGCtggctcctcttcttcctccccatagcttcctccttcctcctcctctgccgcCTCCTCAAGGTCAGCCAGGAGCTCATCTGCCAGGGACATGCCGAGGCCTATGGGGAAGGAGAGCAGGGTCCCCCCTCATTAATGCGAATGGCTTCTCCCCGCCCAGAAGGGCTGGTCCTTCCTGGATCGACACCACAAGAATTTTCATGCGCTTTTTCTTCAGCGCCTGGCAGGTAACAGGTGCTCAGTCACTACCAAACCGCTCTGTGAGCAAACCTCCCAGAAGCAGGTGGTCTCTGGTCACAGCTCACACCACTCACTGTACTCACACTCATGTCACTGGAAAAGATAACAGGATGCCCCACACGCCACCACCTCACTAAGACTTAAAAAATTTACATCCTCCCCTTGATGAGATGGGAACCTTGCCTCAGACCCTTTTTTGTCCTATACCAGAGACCCCTTCCCCAAACCGTTGGGCCCTAAATGAATGACAGATGTCCTAAAATACTGATCTCCCCAGCCATCAGGGCAACCAGGTGCAGCCTAAAACATCTAGAGCCCCCAGCCTGACCCCCTCTGGCCACGAGCAGCCTCCTCGTTGACTCCAGGGGCTGGACAAAATGAGTATTTTCTCTGAGTCCcatgaaatggaaaagaatgagaGGGACTACTCAACAAGGTATAAACCTACCATCCTTCTGGTtgctcttaacttttttttaaagtgagaaaactgtcctccttcctgttcttttccatttttcgTAAAAACAAACCCCATTTCTCACTTCCTACTCTTCTACACCGCCCTCTCCTGAAGTGTAAAAACAGAGACTTTGCGTGGGTGATTTGTGGAGTGAAGCACGCGGGGGGCTGGGCAACAGGAAGAGCAGAGAACTCCCGGGCAATGTAAACGCGCAGCTGACGCAAACCTATGGACTTGCTTCGCAAGGGGGACCATCGGTTGCATGGTgccaggatttttctttcttcaagaaaTTCCgaatttttataatcttttagtttcAATGTTGCCTCGTAATTATTCAAATGGATAATTTAACTAAATCTAAAACCCTCCAGACCACCACACACGGCACAGGCCGAACCTGAAAGGTTACAGGACGGATCTGGCCCTTGAAGTGGGAGTTTGGGACCCCTGGGTGCCCAGCTATCCCTATGAGATCAGTTTCCCTcacaccctcctccctcccttggaCGCAGTATCCTCTTTACTCTGACTTCTCTTTAATG contains:
- the PRPF31 gene encoding U4/U6 small nuclear ribonucleoprotein Prp31, whose protein sequence is MSLADELLADLEEAAEEEEGGSYGEEEEEPAIEDVQEETQLDLSGDSVKSIAKLWDSKMFAEIMMKIEEYISKQAKASEVMGPVEAAPEYRVIVDANNLTVEIENELNIIHKFIRDKYSKRFPELESLVPNALDYIRTVKELGNSLDKCKNNENLQQILTNATIMVVSVTASTTQGQQLSEEELERLEEACDMALELNASKHRIYEYVESRMSFIAPNLSIIIGASTAAKIMGVAGGLTNLSKMPACNIMLLGAQRKTLSGFSSTSVLPHTGYIYHSDIVQSLPPDLRRKAARLVAAKCTLAARVDSFHESTEGKVGYELKDEIERKFDKWQEPPPVKQVKPLPAPLDGQRKKRGGRRYRKMKERLGLTEIRKQANRMSFGEIEEDAYQEDLGFSLGHLGKSGSGRVRQTQVNEATKARISKTLQRTLQKQSVVYGGKSTIRDRSSGTASSVAFTPLQGLEIVNPQAAEKKVAEANQKYFSSMAEFLKVKGEKSGIMST